A single region of the Epinephelus moara isolate mb chromosome 16, YSFRI_EMoa_1.0, whole genome shotgun sequence genome encodes:
- the spo11 gene encoding meiotic recombination protein SPO11 — protein MGTRFTELFLEIDKLRAELLNNVEVMTSCQRAEEEISHREILTHIENVVLGIVTSLSKDEAPVLALPNRSSWANVSFDSAVGLQMRSGSSVTTIRSGCPSSVTKFAQILKILLVIYRLVQSNSYATKRDIYYNNTQLFGSQKTVDDIVDDISCMLKVPRRSLHVLATSKGLISGDLCYMEEDGTRIDCRSSSAAVAVSSNIGGIRNIVSSAKFVMIVEKDATFQRLLDDDFCTKLSPCIMITGKGVPDVNSRLMVRKLWDTLHVPIFALVDADPHGIEIMCIYKYGSVAMSFEAHSLTVPSVMWLGLLPSDLRRLRVPEDALIPLTKRDENKLSSLLKRPYLSSQPDWQKEMELMQQSKVKAEIQSLAAIAPDFLTGIYLPNKLRYGGWV, from the exons ATGGGAACTCGTTTTACAGAGCTGTTTTTAGAAATTGACAAGCTCCGTGCTGAACTACTGAACAATGTCGAAGTCATGACAAGCTGTCAGCGCGCCGAAGAAGAAATCAGCCA CAGGGAAATTTTGACCCACATTGAGAACGTAGTCCTCGGAATAGTGACCAGTCTTTCCAAAGATGAGGCCCCTGTCCTGGCACTGCCCAACAGATCCAGCTGGGCCAACGTCAG TTTTGACAGTGCCGTCGGGCTTCAAATGAGATCAGGAAGCTCTGTCACTACCATTAGGAGCGGCTGTCCGTCATCTGTCACTAAATTTG CGCAAATTCTCAAGATTCTCTTGGTCATCTACAGACTCGTGCAGAGCAACTCCTACGCTACCAAAAG agaCATCTATTACAACAATACGCAGCTGTTTGGTTCACAAAAAACTGTTGATGATATAGTGGATGATATCTCCTGCATGCTAAAGGTTCCTCGCAGATCACTTCATGTG TTGGCCACGTCCAAAGGATTAATCTCAGGTGATCTGTGTTACATGGAAGAGGATGGCACGAGAATCGACTGCCGCTCCAGCTCTGCT gctGTTGCTGTTTCATCGAACATCGGTGGGATCAGAA ATATTGTGTCATCTGCTAAATTTGTCATGATAGTTGAGAAGGATGCAACGTTTCAGAGACTGCTGGATGATGACTTCTGCACGAAGCTGTCTCCTTGCATCATGATCACA GGTAAAGGCGTGCCAGATGTGAACAGCAGGTTGATGGTGAGAAAGCTCTGGGACACGCTGCACGTCCCCATCTTCGCCCTGGTGGATGCTGATCCTCACG GGATTGAAATCATGTGTATCTACAAGTACGGATCAGTG GCCATGTCGTTTGAGGCCCACAGTCTGACCGTCCCCAGCGTTATGTGGCTAGGCCTCCTCCCCTCTGACCTCCGGAG GTTGAGGGTTCCCGAGGATGCCCTGATCCCCCTCACCAAGAGAGATGAGAACAAACTCAGCAGCCTCCTCAAAAGGCCGTACTTAAGCAGCCAACCAGACTGGCAGAAAGAG